One part of the Phoenix dactylifera cultivar Barhee BC4 chromosome 4, palm_55x_up_171113_PBpolish2nd_filt_p, whole genome shotgun sequence genome encodes these proteins:
- the LOC103716841 gene encoding probable disease resistance protein At1g61310 — MKLNCSSIMNLGKTLWNSLKLRMSYALCYDRRIENLEHHLEKLEARRKDNQEKVDLATKRGDIINNEVQQWLKNSDTIHQDMRRFVDSVDNTKCCSGLLPDLCFRCKLGKKADEKMAVIKKLLSEGNFDRVSHSPPPPISGPPMPSTQLTEDHSSTESTISKILDALRDDKVQIIGVHGVAGVGKTTLVKEAAMRAKVQGLIDEVVMITVSQTLISMKRLQNEMAEKLGLKSDEESESAIAAKLSARLKDTSKILIILDDLWDWFDLSNVGIPRGGEQKGCKVAITARSSNVCRAMECQMVIEVGVLSEKESWDLLKKVAGNAMESPKLEGMARDVIKECGGLPQALVTAGQTMKHKKTMLEELRRLPISTSNGGV; from the coding sequence ATGAAACTAAACTGTTCGTCCATCATGAATCTTGGAAAGACCTTATGGAATTCTCTCAAGCTTCGTATGAGCTATGCACTTTGTTACGATCGAAGGATTGAAAATCTTGAACACCATCTCGAAAAATTGGAggcaagaagaaaagataacCAAGAGAAGGTAGATTTGGCTACTAAGAGAGGAGATATCATCAATAATGAAGTGCAGCAATGGCttaaaaactctgataccatcCATCAGGATATGAGAAGATTTGTGGACTCGGTGGATAACACCAAATGCTGCAGTGGATTGTTGCCGGACTTGTGCTTCCGTTGCAAGCTCGGTAAAAAAGCTGACGAGAAGATGGCTGTAATTAAGAAGCTCTTAAGCGAAGGGAATTTTGATAGGGTGTCACATAGCCCGCCTCCTCCGATTAGTGGTCCTCCCATGCCTTCTACTCAACTAACTGAGGACCATTCATCTACGGAATCAACTATTAGCAAAATTCTGGATGCGCTAAGAGATGATAAAGTTCAGATAATTGGAGTACATGGCGTTGCAGGTGTTGGCAAGACGACTTTAGTTAAAGAAGCTGCAATGCGAGCGAAGGTCCAGGGACTCATTGATGAGGTGGTGATGATCACTGTGTCCCAAACTCTTATAAGCATGAAAAGATTACAAAATGAGATGGCGGAGAAATTAGGATTGAAGTCTGATGAGGAGAGTGAGTCAGCAATTGCAGCCAAACTTTCAGCCAGACTGAAAGATACGAGCAAGATCCTCATAATTTTGGATGATCTATGGGACTGGTTTGATCTTAGCAATGTCGGAATTCCACGCGGAGGTGAGCAAAAGGGTTGCAAAGTTGCAATTACAGCTCGGAGCAGCAATGTTTGCAGGGCAATGGAGTGCCAAATGGTCATTGAAGTGGGAGTTCTGTCGGAGAAGGAATCATGGGATCTGCTGAAGAAGGTTGCAGGGAATGCGATGGAATCACCAAAGTTGGAAGGGATGGCAAGGGATGTTATCAAGGAATGTGGAGGTCTGCCTCAGGCCCTTGTGACTGCTGGACAGACGATGAAACACAAGAAAACCATGTTAGAGGAGCTGAGACGGCTGCCTATATCCACATCGAACGGGG
- the LOC103716818 gene encoding nuclear transport factor 2B, whose amino-acid sequence MDKEEKMGVEDQLEMVAKAFVNHYYHLFDTNRAALAPLYHHTSMLSFEGQKIQGAEEIGQKLAQLPFEHCRHFISTIDSQPSPFGGGILVFVSGNLQLQGEEHQLKFSQMFQLIPTQHGSFFVQNDMFRLNYG is encoded by the exons ATGGACAAGGAGGAGAAGATGGGCGTGGAAGACCAGCTTGAGATGGTGGCGAAGGCCTTTGTGAACCACTACTACCACCTATTCGATACCAACCGCGCCGCCCTTGCGCCTCTCTACCACCACACCTCCATGCTCTCCTTTGAGGGCCAGAAGATCCAGGGCGCCGAGGAGATCGGTCAGAAGCTCGCACAGCTCCCTTTTGAGCACTGCAGACATTTTATCTCTACCATCGACAGCCAGCCCTCACCGTTCGGTGGTGGCATTCTCGTGTTCGTCAGTGGCAATCTCCAGCTACAGGGGGAGGAGCACCAGCTCAAGTTCAGCCAG ATGTTTCAGTTGATCCCTACACAGCATGGGAGCTTTTTCGTGCAAAATGACATGTTCCGCCTTAACTATGGTTGA
- the LOC103716840 gene encoding pectinesterase 3 produces the protein MLRISHHSHYIISTSEKGWEMSYHYTNTSAAAFGAGLILQDLKIENKAGPHGVQAVALLVAGDQSVINRCGIEGYHDTLYAHNNRQFYRDSWISGTVDVIFGNAAAAFQNCQIFARKPLNGHNKNTITAQGRICPTQNSGMSFQDCQVLPADDLKPVMGSVRTYLGRPWRTYARVVFMQSFLAEHIDPKGYISWNAGPDTVYYGEYQNWGPGANTKDRVKWPGCHSFTDSSEVEDFTVARLIQGDTWLKYSGVPYKVWF, from the coding sequence ATGCTGAGAATTTCACACCATTCTCATTATATAATATCTACTTCAGAGAAAGGTTGGGAGATGTCTTACCATTATACTAACACTTCCGCAGCTGCCTTCGGTGCTGGCCTCATCCTTCAGGATCTCAAAATAGAAAACAAGGCAGGGCCTCATGGCGTACAGGCGGTAGCCCTCCTTGTTGCGGGAGACCAGAGTGTCATCAATCGCTGCGGCATCGAAGGCTACCATGACACGCTCTATGCACATAACAATCGCCAGTTCTACCGTGATTCTTGGATATCGGGCACCGTCGACGTCATCTTTGGGAACGCTGCAGCCGCCTTCCAGAACTGTCAAATCTTTGCTCGCAAGCCCCTGAATGGCCACAATAAGAACACCATCACCGCCCAAGGTCGGATCTGCCCGACCCAAAACTCGGGCATGTCGTTCCAGGATTGCCAGGTATTGCCTGCCGACGACCTCAAGCCTGTTATGGGTTCTGTTCGGACGTACCTCGGCCGGCCATGGAGGACGTATGCGAGGGTGGTGTTCATGCAATCGTTCCTCGCCGAGCACATCGACCCTAAGGGGTATATTTCATGGAACGCGGGGCCTGATACGGTGTACTATGGGGAGTATCAGAATTGGGGGCCAGGGGCCAACACTAAAGACCGGGTAAAGTGGCCCGGATGTCATTCGTTCACAGATTCATCAGAGGTAGAGGATTTCACAGTGGCACGACTGATACAAGGAGACACTTGGTTGAAGTATAGTGGGGTGCCTTACAAGGTATGGTTCTGA
- the LOC108511638 gene encoding pectinesterase 2.1-like has protein sequence MAPTNDRLLSLPHLPFLASLVCLTFLITLQLSSTLSHQLSTSDPCSPTVDLSSCLAKATLIAGKSPAGPVQVLTTILNKSLDEMNVANTMATYIYDQSNETRQRVALADCMHLMDLSRDHATNSALAITKGAWIDAQTWMSAVLTNHNTCLDWLKGPARSAMESVLKGLTTLTATSLCALKAISPSSEDFFRSSAVDVPSWLPHHDKKLLRHPFKNEVQPNVVVAADGSGNYKTVQQAMDSAPNSSAQRYVIHVKNGVYKETVRIHRTKTNIMIVGEGFDSTIISGSLSNASGVRTIHSATLGKGPPHPLYY, from the coding sequence ATGGCACCAACCAATGATCGCCTCCTCTCTTTGCCCCATCTTCCGTTCTTAGCCTCTCTAGTATGCCTAACATTTCTCATCACCCTTCAACTCTCCTCCACTCTCTCCCATCAACTTTCAACATCTGATCCATGTTCTCCAACAGTCGACCTTTCCTCCTGCCTCGCCAAGGCTACCCTCATTGCAGGAAAATCTCCAGCTGGCCCGGTGCAAGTCCTCACCACCATTCTTAACAAATCCCTTGATGAAATGAACGTTGCCAACACCATGGCCACCTACATCTACGATCAGAGCAACGAAACCCGACAACGAGTTGCGCTCGCTGACTGCATGCATTTGATGGATCTCTCCCGCGATCATGCTACCAACTCAGCCTTGGCTATCACTAAAGGAGCTTGGATCGATGCTCAGACATGGATGAGTGCTGTGCTCACAAATCACAATACTTGCCTAGATTGGCTCAAGGGGCCAGCCAGGTCGGCCATGGAATCCGTTCTCAAAGGCTTGACGACCCTTACCGCCACCTCTCTTTGTGCTCTCAAAGCCATCTCCCCCTCCTCCGAGGATTTTTTCAGGAGTTCAGCTGTCGACGTCCCATCATGGCTACCACACCATGACAAGAAGCTTCTACGACATCCGTTCAAAAATGAAGTTCAACCTAATGTTGTGGTGGCTGCAGATGGAAGTGGAAACTATAAAACAGTGCAGCAAGCCATGGATTCAGCCCCAAATTCAAGTGCGCAGCGGTACGTGATTCATGTGAAGAATGGTGTGTATAAAGAAACCGTGAGAATCCATCGAACGAAGACGAACATCATGATAGTTGGCGAAGGCTTCGATTCAACAATCATCAGTGGAAGCCTCAGTAATGCTAGTGGAGTACGCACCATTCATTCCGCCACCTTAGGTAAAGGTCCCCCTCATCCTCTTTATTATTAG
- the LOC103716816 gene encoding DDRGK domain-containing protein 1, which translates to MEEIIVGVLCMLLVFALFPLLWWRRRLIARSPHEHDEEPQRQQVERVVHPARTRRMHRRPAAASSSAASTSAEALVESDEEVAEGDYYVAKASKKKEKKKQEREAQRQAEEAAHELRTTKQDRYAEMRRKKDEEREAQERLMEEEARARQAKEEEAAALDFEKWKGEFSVDAEGTTENELQDENQGQLFNFVEYIKKQKCVPLEDLAAEFKLRTQDCINRIISLENMGRLSGVMDDRGKYIYISPEEMKAVADYIKRQGRVSISHLASKSNQFIDLEPKPQFDEQNSDGIAVA; encoded by the exons ATGGAGGAGATCATAGTGGGCGTCCTCTGTATGCTTCTCGTGTTCgctctctttcctcttctttggtGGAGGCGCCGCCTCATCGCTCGATCCCCTCACGAGCACGATGAAGAACCCCAACGCCAACAG GTAGAAAGAGTAGTTCACCCTGCTAGGACTCGTCGCATGCATCGGAGGCCAGCCGCTGCAAGTTCATCTGCTGCCTCAACAAGTGCAG AAGCTCTTGTTGAAAGTGATGAGGAGGTGGCTGAGGGTGATTATTATGTTGCTAAAGCAtctaagaaaaaggaaaagaaaaaacaagagcGTGAAGCACAAAGACAG GCTGAGGAAGCAGCACATGAATTAAGAACGACAAAGCAAGATCGCTATGCAGAAATGCGTAGGAAGAAGGATGAGGAGCGTGAAGCACAAGAACGTTTGATG GAGGAAGAAGCTAGGGCTCGGCAAGCCAAGGAGGAAGAAGCTGCGGCTCTAGATTTTGAGAAATGGAAAGGAGAATTTTCAGTTGATGCTGAGGGTACAACAGAAAATGAACTGCAAGATGAGAACCAAGGTCAACTCTTTAATTTTGTGGAATACATCAAG AAACAGAAATGTGTCCCATTGGAAGACCTTGCAGCAGAATTCAAGCTGCGCACTCAG GACTGCATCAATCGAATAATATCACTGGAGAATATGG ggagattatctggTGTCATGGATGATCGTGGCAAGTATATATACATCTCACCTGAGGAAATGAAGGCAGTTGCAGATTACATCAAACGGCAAGGAAGAGTCAGCATTTCACATCTTGCCAGCAAATCCAACCAGTTCATTGATTTGGAGCCAAAGCCACAGTTTGATGAACAAAATTCAGATGGGATTGCTGTTGCATAG
- the LOC103716839 gene encoding protein GrpE-like, with product MPSETFLIAVSGILFTSIMESSQSKAVFQVQAYKIPPDLNDYTRLRTSRSMASSLATKDATLSEEDHILRIIVDFDNFRKRTEKEGLSLMTKAQGQVIESLLPVLDNFERDKTQIKVETGRRKKVHNSYQSIYEQFLEILSSLGVERVETVGNPFDPLDFENKMKFSKLAMEIQ from the exons ATGCCATCAGAAACATTCCTGATTGCCGTAAGTGGCATTCTCTTTACGTCCATCATGGAATCCAGCCAGTCTAAGGCCGTCTTCCAGGTCCAAGCATATAAGATTCCACCAGATCTTAATGATTATACCCGCCTCAGAACTTCAAGATCAATGGCTTCCTCCCTTGCAACCAAAGATGCTACTTTGTCCGAAGAAGACCACATTCTTAGGATCATTGTGGACTTTGACAACTTCAGGAAAAGAACGGAGAAAGAAGGGCTTTCTTTGATGACAAAAGCGCAAGGACAAGTTATAGAAAGCTTATTGCCTGTTCTAGACAATTTTGAAAGAGATAAAACTCAGATAAAGGTGGAGacagggagaagaaaaaaagtacACAACAGTTATCAGAGCATCTACGAACAGTTTCTGGAGATTTTGAGCTCATTGGGTGTTGAAAGGGTGGAAACTGTCGGCAATCCATTTGATCCTTTG GATTTTGAGAATAAGATGAAATTCAGCAAGCTGGCCATGGAAATTCAGTAA